The Nothobranchius furzeri strain GRZ-AD chromosome 8, NfurGRZ-RIMD1, whole genome shotgun sequence genome includes a region encoding these proteins:
- the b3gnt7 gene encoding UDP-GlcNAc:betaGal beta-1,3-N-acetylglucosaminyltransferase 7 translates to MMSNRDRWRVYKQVSVVFLLAVVALTVVQKGSVNVRTPFALERQTRIATFQGSGAAEEDKSISRPPMKSFWKTGWHKQQPKAQFTTQENRITEESGLSTWDVTSSNCSANLNLSSQQWFNDLEDNFKQFMLYRHCRFFPMLLNHPEKCSGEIHLLMVIKSVATQHDRRDVIRKTWGKEQEVNGKRVKTLFLLGTPSSEAERANHQKLVEYEDYIYGDILQWDFLDSFFNLTLKETHFLKWFHTYCSGVRYVFKGDDDVFVSVENILEFLESSSHVKNLLVGDVIFQAKPIRRKDNKYYIPNALYNKTLYPPYAGGGGFLMDGTLARRLHWAADTLELYPIDDVFLGMCLEVLQVTPIKHNAFKTFGLVKNKNSKMNREPCFYKSMIVVHKLLPSDLLRMWHLVNSDLVCSHKVELL, encoded by the exons AT GATGAGCAACAGAGATCGTTGGAGGGTGTACAAGCAGGTGAGTGTCGTGTTCCTTCTGGCGGTGGTGGCGCTGACCGTGGTCCAGAAGGGGAGCGTCAACGTCAGGACTCCCTTCGCGCTAGAGAGGCAGACTCGCATTGCTACTTTCCAGGGATCCGGAGCTGCTGAGGAAGATAAATCCATCTCCCGCCCACCGATGAAAAGCTTCTGGAAGACTGGCTGGCACAAGCAGCAGCCCAAGGCTCAGTTCACCACGCAGGAGAACAGGATCACTGAGGAAAGCGGCCTCAGTACCTGGGACGTGACCAGCTCCAACTGCAGCGCCAACCTCAACCTCTCCAGCCAGCAGTGGTTCAATGACCTGGAGGACAACTTCAAACAGTTCATGCTTTATCGGCACTGTCGGTTTTTCCCCATGCTCCTCAACCACCCGGAGAAGTGCTCGGGGGAGATTCATCTGCTCATGGTGATTAAATCGGTGGCCACCCAGCACGACCGTAGAGATGTGATTCGCAAAACCTGGGGCAAGGAACAGGAGGTGAACGGCAAACGCGTAAAGACCCTCTTTCTGCTTGGCACGCCCTCCAGCGAAGCAGAAAGGGCCAACCACCAGAAGCTCGTGGAGTATGAAGACTACATATACGGGGATATTCTTCAGTGGGACTTCCTGGACAGCTTCTTCAACCTGACTCTGAAGGAGACTCATTTTCTCAAGTGGTTCCACACCTACTGCAGCGGAGTCCGCTACGTCTTCAAGGGGGACGACGACGTCTTTGTCAGCGTGGAGAACATTCTTGAGTTTCTGGAAAGCAGCAGCCATGTTAAGAACCTGCTGGTCGGGGATGTGATTTTCCAGGCTAAGCCCATCCGTAGAAAGGACAATAAATATTACATCCCGAATGCTTTGTATAATAAAACCCTCTACCCTCCGTATGCCGGCGGAGGAGGTTTCCTGATGGATGGGACTCTGGCCAGGAGGCTCCACTGGGCTGCTGACACCCTTGAACTATACCCCATTGATGATGTCTTCTTAGGCATGTGTCTGGAGGTCCTGCAGGTCACGCCGATAAAACACAACGCTTTTAAGACTTTTGGCTTGGTGAAGAACAAAAACAGCAAAATGAACCGAGAACCTTGTTTCTATAAAAGCATGATCGTGGTGCACAAGCTGCTCCCATCGGACCTCTTGCGCATGTGGCATCTGGTCAACAGCGATCTGGTCTGCTCGCACAAAGTAGAACTCCTATAG
- the ncl gene encoding nucleolin: MVKLAKAASQQIKKKKAPPPPKKVEEESSEEESSEEEETPPPKVAKKAAGKASPAVKNGTPAKKQESSDEEDDSEESEEEAPPPKKTPAKAASAKTAAKATAVKAAPAKAEQSDDDDDDEDDDDDESEEEAPPPKKAAKPAAKPPAKAPAKAKPAPKESSDDDDDDDEDDSEEEEAAPPPKKATPAKAAAAKPAAKAAAKSAAKAQPAKEESDDEEDDEDDSEEEEMDTTPAPAATKAKKAGMVKAKEESEEEEDDDDDDDDEDDDEEEDEEPPAKPQKRKAETKKQETPAKKAKSDGEGFSLFIGNLNSSKDFDELKDGLRKFFTKNSLEIVDVRLGGSKKFGYVDFASEEDLNKALELNGKKFMGLELRMDKARSKENAQEGKKERDARTLFVKNLSFSATVDDLKEVFEDAVDVRLPQGQNGSNRGIAYIEFKTEAEAEKMMGEAQGAEVQGRSIMVDYVGEKSQKGSRVSTSGAANKTLVVNNLAFSATEEVLQSTFEKAASIRIPQRDGRPKGFAFIEFESTEDAKEALENLNNTEIEGRTIRLEYSQNSGGRDGGGGGRGNSGPTKTLFVKGLSEDTTDQTLRDSFDGAVGARIVTDRDTGSSKGFGFVDFDNENDCKAAKEAMEDGEIDGSRVTLDYARPKGEGGFRGGRGGGGGGRGGFRGGRGGFGGRGGGRGGGRGGRGGGRGGFGGGRGGGGFGSKPQGKKIKFDD, translated from the exons ATGGTGAAGCTAGCAAAG GCAGCAAGTCaacaaattaaaaagaaaaaagcccccccaccccccaaaaaagTGGAAGAGGAATCTAGTGAAGAAGAAAGCAGTGAGGAGGAAGAG ACCCCTCCACCTAAAgtagcaaaaaaagcagcaggtaaAGCTTCCCCAGCAGTCAAAAATGGTACCCCTGCCAAAAAACAAGAAAGTTCTGATGAAGAGGATGATTCTG AGGAATCTGAGGAAGAGGCACCACCACCTAAAAAGACACCTGCAAAAGCAGCATCTGCAAAGACAGCTGCTAAAGCCACAGCAGTGAAAGCAGCGCCTGCCAAGGCTGAGCAgtctgatgatgatgacgacgacgaagATGACGATGATG ATGAATCTGAAGAGGAGGCCCCACCTCCCAAGAAAGCAGCAAAACCAGCAGCCAAGCCTCCTGCCAAAGCCCCAGCAAAGGCCAAACCTGCTCCAAAGGAGTCttctgatgatgatgacgacgatgatgaagatgattcagaggaggaggaggcagctcCACCCCCAAAGAAGGCTACTCCAGCCAAAGCAGCTGCCGCTAAACCTGCGGCCAAAGCAGCTGCTAAATCTGCAGCTAAAGCACAGCCTGCTAAAGAGGAGTCTGACGATGAGGAGGACGATGAAGATG ACTCTGAAGAAGAGGAGATGGAcaccactccagctccagcaGCCACCAAGGCAAAGAAAGCAGGCATGGTCAAAGCCAAGGAGGagtcagaggaggaggaagatgatgatgatgatgatgacgacgaagatgatgatgaggaggaggatgaag AACCTCCAGCAAAACCTCAAAAGAGGAAGGCAGAGACCAAAAAGCAGGAGACTCCTGCTAAAAAAGCAAAGTCGGATGGTGAAG GTTTCAGCCTTTTTATCGGAAATCTAAACTCCAGCAAAGACttcgatgaactcaaggatgggcTGAGAAAATTCTTCACCAAAAACAGTCTGGAGATCGTGGATGTTCGACTTGGGGGATCAAA GAAATTTGGCTATGTGGACTTTGCATCCGAGGAAGACCTCAACAAAGCACTGGAGCTCAATGGCAAGAAGTTCATGGGTCTGGAGTTGAGGATGGACAAGGCTCGCAGCAAAGAAAACGCACAGGAGGGCAAGAAAG AGAGGGACGCCCGGACGTTGTTTGTGAAAAACCTTTCCTTCTCTGCTACGGTTGATGACCTGAAGGAGGTTTTTGAAGATGCTGTTGATGTGCGGTTACCTCAAGGCCAAAACGGTTCCAACAGAGG TATTGCCTACATTGAGTTCAAAACCGAGGCTGAAGCAGAGAAGATGATGGGGGAGGCTCAGGGTGCTGAAGTTCAGGGAAGGTCAATCATGGTCGACTATGTTGGAGAGAAAAGCCAGAAAGGAAGCAGAGTATCAA CGTCAGGCGCCGCCAACAAGACACTGGTGGTGAATAATCTCGCCTTCAGCGCCACAGAAGAAGTGTTGCAGTCCACCTTTGAGAAAGCTGCATCCATCAGGATTCCACAGAGAGACGGCAGGCCTAAAGG GTTTGCCTTTATTGAGTTTGAAAGCACTGAAGACGCCAAGGAAGCTCTGGAGAACCTAAACAATACAGAAATTGAAGGCAGGACCATCCGGCTGGAGTACAGCCAGAACAGCGGGGGAAGAGATGGCGGTGGCGGCGGCAGGGGAAACTCCG GTCCAACAAAGACTCTTTTTGTGAAGGGTCTCTCTGAGGACACCACAGATCAGACCCTCAGGGATTCCTTCGATGGCGCCGTAGGAGCCAGGATAGTCACAGACAGGGACACCGGTTCGTCTAAAGG CTTTGGCTTTGTGGACTTTGACAACGAGAACGACTGCAAGGCAGCAAAGGAGGCGATGGAAGACGGTGAAATAGACGGCAGCAGGGTGACCCTGGATTACGCCAGGCCCAAGGGTGAAGGCGGCTTCCGTGGAGGCAGAGGGGGTGGTGGTGGAGGTCGTGGCGGGTTCAGAGGAGGCCGCGGCGGGTTTGGAGGCCGAGggggtggcagaggaggaggaaggggtgGTCGAGGAGGCGGACGAGGTGGCTTTGGGG GTGGGCGAGGTGGAGGCGGGTTTGGATCAAAACCCCAGGGGAAGAAAATCAAGTTTGATGACTAA
- the nppc gene encoding C-type natriuretic peptide, which produces MNWSYLVACGLLVTLLSERMGAKPLSQAQQKSLRSLLGEELAEFLESEEREKRVDAVRARMRLLRDLRMDTRARGMWARLLNDQPATRRHKSGSKKAGSSSRSGCFGHKMDRIGTLSGMGC; this is translated from the exons ATGAACTGGTCCTACTTGGTGGCTTGTGGACTTTTGGTCACCTTGCTTTCAGAAAGGATGGGAGCAAAACCTTTAAGTCAAGCGCAGCAGAAG TCTCTTAGAAGTTTGTTGGGTGAAGAGCTGGCGGAGTTTCTGGAGTCGGAGGAGAGGGAGAAGCGGGTGGACGCGGTACGCGCTAGGATGCGGTTACTGCGGGATTTACGGATGGACACCCGGGCCAGAGGGATGTGGGCTCGTCTCCTTAACGACCAGCCCGCAACTAGGAGGCACAAGTCGGGAAGCAAGAAGGCGGGCTCGTCGTCACGGAGTGGCTGCTTCGGACACAAGATGGACCGGATAGGAACCCTCAGCGGGATGGGATGCTAA